One Epinephelus fuscoguttatus linkage group LG16, E.fuscoguttatus.final_Chr_v1 genomic window, TTTGAAGATGAAGCGAGCACTGGAGCAACGGGTCTGGATCCACTCCAGGAACAGAACTTCTTTGACGGTCAAATTGAAGAACGAATCCCTGTAACCCCACTGGATGATGTCTTTATGGTGGGTGCTCTCATAGTGAAGCATCTCAGACAGATCTGGGTGGTGGTCCCCTGCTGTGGCGTTGCCGAGAAGGAAGATGGTAACCACCGTCTGATTGGCCATAACACCCGCCCGTCCCCAGGACTGGCGGATGGCCTGGCGGCGGTCGAAGTGCGGTGCCAGGGACTTGACAGCCAGGAGCAGGAAAGGCGGCTTCTTACAGATGTCAGGCTGGTCCACCATGATCGGGTAGGAGCGGCAGCGCATGTAAACCAGGAAGTCCTTGAAGCGGCCCGGTAGGGAGTTGTAGTCTTTCACCTGAGTAGTAACCCTAAAGTTGGGCTGGCAGGGGTCAGAGTTCAAACTGGTGTCGTTAAGCCAATCAGGAATGTCTGTGGCGCTGTAGTTCGCCATCAGGACGGGATTGTTGTGAAGGTCCAGAATCTGCTGCTGGCGGTTCCAGTAAGCAGGGCTGGGAACCAGTTTGGTCCAGAAGGGTTTGGAAGGGATGCGGACTTTTTGACTGCTGCTTTTGTCTTGGCTGCTGTGTCgggagatgatgatgaagatgaagaggtTGACCATCATCAATGGCACCACAAGCTTTAGCTTCCTCCGCGGCAGCGCCATGACAGCGTCCTGCACCCGTCACCACCTGAGCCAAGACAcatacagaaagaaagaaaatcttaAGGATAGAAAATTCATTCTTCACAAGTTGCGTTTAAATACCATATTTTAGTGGAACCATAACGTGGACTTGTATTTAGTCTCTCATGGACAACATGGACTCTTTACTGGACACAAAGTTTTATAATGTATTCAATGTCTGTGTGGATAGGGATAATTCCTGATGTCTTCATGTACAATGGACCAAAGTTTAGTCATTTAGTCATTGTTGCTATGGATTTTAGTCAtgttaaggcctttgcacactgagtgaTTTTTTAATTAGTCATCTGAAAAAACccacacagaaaccttgcacactgattccgatgcattttattgttctattcagTGCAAAGATTCGCAGTACGTGACGAaattaaaaga contains:
- the b3gnt2b gene encoding N-acetyllactosaminide beta-1,3-N-acetylglucosaminyltransferase 2 produces the protein MALPRRKLKLVVPLMMVNLFIFIIISRHSSQDKSSSQKVRIPSKPFWTKLVPSPAYWNRQQQILDLHNNPVLMANYSATDIPDWLNDTSLNSDPCQPNFRVTTQVKDYNSLPGRFKDFLVYMRCRSYPIMVDQPDICKKPPFLLLAVKSLAPHFDRRQAIRQSWGRAGVMANQTVVTIFLLGNATAGDHHPDLSEMLHYESTHHKDIIQWGYRDSFFNLTVKEVLFLEWIQTRCSSARFIFKGDDDVFVNTYRILDFLKGLSEPKARDLFVGDVITNAGPHRDKKVKYFIPESMYVGTYPAYAGGGGYLYSGDIAARLHNASQHVALYPIDDVYTGMCLRKLGLAPEKHKGFRTFNIEEKYRSNPCAYKSLMLVHPRTPQEMIQIWAWLSTPNLTCQ